From the Desmodus rotundus isolate HL8 chromosome Y, HLdesRot8A.1, whole genome shotgun sequence genome, one window contains:
- the LOC139440615 gene encoding histone-lysine N-methyltransferase PRDM9-like, which translates to MPRTPFSNESKFKKLSGRIILLTKCDSEQGQKPVTPPGEASISAEHSRKELERRTNDTDTKRYGLREGRGHVYEEVSEPQDDDYLYCEKCQHFFIDSCPVHGPPTFIKDTAVDKGHPNRSALTLPPGLRIGPSGIPHAGLGVWNEASDLPVGLCFGPFEGQVTQDEEASRSGYAWVITKGSNCCEYVDGEDKSCSNWMRYVNCARHDEEQNLVAFQYHRQIFYRTCQVIRPGCELLVWYGDEYAQQLGINGVGKWKRELPPGTIQPKPEMHPCSSCPRTFSSKKLLCQHVKRRHPSLIGPGTSAREHLQSVEPSSGDHSQQKQDADTQSWNDKDEGQEVKKGAQSLLKRIRQGGRSGALLTTPTGPKGSSSEGGRIVEEEPNILQKVHQEDSGILFVGGGVPRSVTSKYGGCGQGFSDKSVLVQHKRTHSGSKPYVCMQCRHCFSSKSGLTLHQKTHTVEKPYTCRDCGRGFAQKSYLMRHQKRHSTRTTAVSEEALFLGTTRIQVTAMDTASDENTYNVTTAHITGASAQQDVHQHLVTISVLSG; encoded by the exons ATGCCCAGGACACCGTTTAGTAATGAATCTAAGTTCAAGAAATTGTCCGGAAGAATAATTTTGCTGACCAAATGTGACTCAGAGCAGGGCCAGAAACCAGTGACCCCTCCTGGAGAAGCAAGTATCTCTGCAGAGCACTCCAGAAAAGAATTGG AGCGGAGGACAAACGATACTGACACGAAGAGGTATGGCCTACGAGAAGGAAGGGGCCATGTGTACGAAGAGGTCAGCGAGCCCCAGGATGATGACTACCTCT ATTGTGAGAAGTGTCAGCACTTCTTCATTGACAGCTGTCCTGTGCATGGGCCCCCTACATTTATAAAAGACACTGCAGTGGACAAGGGGCATCCCAATCGCTCAGCTCTCACTCTGCCCCCTGGCTTGAGAATTGGACCATCAGGCATCCCTCACGCTGGGCTTGGAGTGTGGAATGAGGCATCTGATCTGCCGGTGGGTCTCTGCTTTGGCCCTTTTGAGGGCCAGGTCACACAAGATGAAGAGGCATCCAGGAGTGGATACGCCTGGGTG ATCACCAAAGGAAGTAATTGCTGTGAGTACGTGGATGGAGAGGACAAATCCTGTTCCAACTGGATGAG GTATGTGAACTGTGCCCGGCATGATGAAGAGCAGAACCTGGTGGCCTTTCAATATCACAGGCAGATATTCTACCGAACCTGCCAGGTCATCAGGCCAGGCTGTGAGCTGCTGGTCTGGTATGGGGACGAGTATGCCCAGCAGCTGGGCATCAACGGAGTCGGTAAGTGGAAGAGAGAGCTTCCACCTGGGACAA TACAACCAAAACCAGAGATGCACCCCTGTTCATCCTGCCCTCGGACCTTCTCCAGTAAGAAATTGCTCTGCCAACATGTGAAACGCCGTCACCCCTCTCTGATTGGCCCGGGAACATCTGCAAGAGAACACCTCCAATCAGTGGAACCCAGCTCAGGGGATCACAGTCAGCAGAAGCAAGATGCTGATACGCAGAGCTGGAATGACAAGGATGAAGGTCAAGAGGTCAAAAAGGGGGCCCAATCTTTGCTTAAAAGGATCAGACAGGGGGGACGTTCAGGAGCCTTGTTGACAACACCCACTGGACCCAAGGGGAGCTCTAGTGAGGGTGGGAGAATCGTGGAGGAAGAGCCGAACATACTGCAGAAAGTGCATCAAGAGGATTCAGGAATATTATTTGTGGGAGGAGGAGTGCCTAGAAGTGTAACTAGCAAGTATGGAGGATGTGGGCAAGGCTTCAGTGAT AAATCAGTTCTGGTGCAACACAAGAGGACCCACTCAGGGTCAAAACCCTATGTTTGCATGCAGTGTAGGCACTGTTTCTCGTCGAAGTCAGGTCTCACCTTACACCAGAAGACGCACACTGTGGAGAAGCCCTACACTTGTAGGGACTGTGGGCGAGGCTTTGCACAGAAGTCATATCTCATGAGACACCAGAAGAGACACTCTACAAGAA CTACAGCCGTGTCAGAAGAAGCCCTGTTTCTAG GTACCACCAGGATTCAAGTCACAGCAATGGACACAGCCAGCGATGAGAACACCTACAATGTGACCACGGCTCACATCACTGGTGCCTCGGCACAACAAGATGTTCATCAACACCTGGTCACCATCAGTGTACTCTCTGGTTGA